One segment of Carya illinoinensis cultivar Pawnee chromosome 1, C.illinoinensisPawnee_v1, whole genome shotgun sequence DNA contains the following:
- the LOC122313759 gene encoding protein FAR-RED ELONGATED HYPOCOTYL 3-like codes for MNVFFDGYVHSGTTLKGFVNQFDNALRKKVEVEVVADFNSNNQTNPCVFHFNIEKQFQKLYTNAKFKEVQGELLGLMCCNCWLVNTDRCILTYSVLDEISIDDHNKTVQYSVYYNKEEMEVKCNCALFETRGILCRHALRVCQLKKINVLPDRYVLDRWRKDLKRRYTLLRSSYDDQRDRSDALNYELVVKRCSQLATKISSNNEKVSAFLRVVNEFDTTCNASAQESRFDQNRAKPDEVLDKGKKVLNPNVVRGKWRPPSKRKMPPVEKLATKRKRPICRKILVDETQLGDTAGSQQHQFDDGVGVGTQTSILTQSTPPGNEMGDSIDAMYVPPWC; via the exons atgaatgtatttttcGACGGGTATGTCCATTCCGGAACAACATTGAAGGGGTTTGTAAACCAATTTGATAACGCTCTTAGAAAGAAGGTCGAGGTAGAAGTTGTTGCGGATTTCAATTCTAACAACCAGACTAATCCCTGCGTGTTCCATTTCAACATCGAGAAACAGTTTCAGAAGTTGTATACAAATGCAAAGTTCAAAGAGGTCCAAGGAGAGTTGCTGGGCCTAATGTGTTGCAATTGTTGGTTGGTAAACACAGACAGGTGCATTTTAACATACAGTGTCTTGGATGAAATATCTATTGACGACCACAACAAAACGGTCCAATACTCAGTTTACTATAACAAGGAGGAGATGGAGGTCAAATGCAATTGTGCACTGTTTGAGACGAGGGGCATTCTATGTAGGCATGCACTTAGAGTTTGTCAGTTAAAAAAGATTAATGTTCTGCCAGATCGTTACGTGTTGGATCGCTGGAGAAAGGACCTAAAGAGGAGATACACCTTACTCAGAAGTAGTTACGATGACCAACGAGACAGATCTGATGCACTGAATTATGAGCTTGTCGTTAAAAGATGTTCGCAATTGGCAACCAAAATATCctcaaataatgaaaaagtCAGTGCATTCCTACGTGTTGTCAATGAATTTGATACAACATGTAATGCGTCAGCACAGGAGTCGAGATTCGACCAAAATAGGGCCAAACCAGATGAGGTGTTGGATAAGGGTAAGAAGGTGTTAAACCCCAACGTGGTCAGAGGGAAATGGAGACCCCCAAGTAAGAGGAAGATGCCACCCGTGGAAAAGTTGGCCACTAAGAGAAAGAGACCG ATTTGCAGGAAAATCTTGGTGGATGAAACACAATTGGGTGACACTGCAGGATCTCAACAACACCAATTTGATGATGGGGTTGGTGTTGGGACACAAACCTCCATTCTTACACAATCAACTCCACCGGGCAATGAG atGGGTGACTCAATTGATGCAATGTATGTACCTCCATGGTGTTGA
- the LOC122307522 gene encoding uncharacterized protein LOC122307522, whose amino-acid sequence MNHAIRSAGAALPYNASRKATGNSAIGVLRRVTTMASSQSDSKNPNEKNGDTMSHSFGEGYATRSDEEGLGGVYGEKQSLPKTEQNETIHENHPAYDKTQGSEVKEKETARHQTSPKS is encoded by the exons ATGAATCACGCAATCAGATCAGCTGGAGCTGCTCTGCCTTATAATGCAAGCAGAAAAGCGACTGGAAATTCTGCAATCGGAGTGTTGAGGAGGGTCACAACTATGGCTAGCAGCCAATCTGACAGCAAGAACCCAAATGAGAAAAATGG GGACACGATGTCTCATTCGTTCGGGGAAGGTTACGCCACCAGATCGGATGAGGAAggacttggtggggtatatgGAGAGAAGCAGTCTCTTCCAAAGACTGAGCAGAACGAGACTATCCATGAAAATCACCCTG CTTATGACAAGACGCAGGGGAGCGAAGTGAAGGAGAAGGAAACGGCACGACACCAGACCAGCCCAAAATCGTAG